A region from the Gossypium hirsutum isolate 1008001.06 chromosome A08, Gossypium_hirsutum_v2.1, whole genome shotgun sequence genome encodes:
- the LOC107930496 gene encoding paladin: MSIPKELEQVMKLRGGSVLGKKTILKSDHFPGCQNKRLSPQIDGAPNYRQADSLRVHGVAIPTIVGIHNVLKHIGAQKGGKAHVLWINLREEPVVYINGRPFVLRDVERPFSNLEYTGINRDRVEQMEARLKEDILLEAARYGNKILVTDELPDGQMVDQWERVSCDSVKTPLEVYEELQVEGYLVDYERVPITDEKSPKELDFDIVVNKISQADISTEVVFNCQMGRGRTTTGMVIATLAYLNRIGASGIPRNDSIGRVSDYASNVTDNLPNSEDAIRRGEYAVIRSLIRVLEGGVEGKRQVDKVIDKCASMQNLREAIATYRNSILRQPDEMKREAALSFFVEYLERYYFLICFAVYIHSERAALRSISSGNTSFADWMKARPELYSIIRRLLRRDPMGALGYASLKPSLTKSVESADRRPHEVGLVAAMRSGEVLGSQTVLKSDHCPGCQNVSLPERVEGAPNFREVPGFPVFGVANPTIDGIRSVLQRIGSSKGGRPVFWHNMREEPVVYINGKPFVLREVERPYKNMLEYSGIDRERVERMEARLKEDILREAESYEGAIMVIHETKDGQIFDAWEHVNSDSIQTPLEVFKSLEGDGFPIKYARVPITDGKAPKSSDFDRLAANIASASKDTAFVFNCQMGRGRTTTGTVIACLVKLRIDYGRPIKVLPGDVNHEQADGSSSSGEESGSDATRLTSSTVKVRTKNEQGRAFGIDDILLLWKITRLFENGVECREVLDAIIDRCSALQNIRQAVLHYRKVFNQQHIEPRVRRVALNRGAEYLERYFRLIAFAAYLGSEAFDSFCGQGECKMSFKNWLHQRPEVQAMKWSIRLRPGRFFTVPEELRAPHELQHGDAVMEAIVKTRNGSVLGKGSIIKMYFFPGQRTSSHIQIHGAPHVFKVDGYPVYSMATPTITGAKEMLAFLGARSIAGVAGQKVVVTDLREEAVVYINGTPFVLRELNKPVNTLKHVGITGPVVEHMEARLKEDILSEVRQSGGRMLLHREEFSPSSNQSSVVGYWENIFTDDVKTAAELYAALKDEGYNIEYRRIPLTREREALASDVDEIQNCQDDSSGCYLYVSHTGFGGVAYAMAIICCRLDAEVNFGTSNAQSLGDAHLHSTSEENLPSWTSEEKARRMGDYRDILSLTRVLMHGPKSKANVDTIIERCAGAGHLRDDILHYSKELEKVPSNDDENRAYIMDMGVKAMRRYFFLITFRSYLYSTSPIKMKFTTWMDARPELGHLCNNLRIDK, translated from the exons ATGTCGATACCAAAGGAGTTAGAACAAGTGATGAAACTAAGAGGGGGTTCGGTGTTGGGTAAAAAGACCATTCTCAAGAGCGACCATTTCCCTGGATGCCAAAACAAGCGATTATCTCCCCAGATCGATGGTGCTCCTAATTACCGTCAG GCTGATTCATTGCGTGTTCATGGTGTTGCAATTCCAACAATTGTTGGAATACACAATGTTCTTAAGCATATTGGAGCCCAAAAGGGTGGGAAAGCACATGTTCTTTGGATTAATCTTCGGGAGGAACCG GTTGTGTATATTAATGGACGGCCCTTTGTTTTACGTGATGTGGAAAGGCCTTTCTCCAACCTTGAATATACG GGAATCAATAGGGACAGAGTTGAGCAAATGGAAGCTCGATTAAAGGAAGATATCCTGTTGGAAGCTGCTAG ATATGGAAATAAGATCCTTGTCACTGATGAACTGCCAGATGGTCAGATGGTGGACCAGTGGGAACGAGTATCCTGTGATTCTGTGAAGACACCTTTGGAG GTTTATGAAGAATTGCAAGTCGAAGGGTACTTGGTTGACTATGAGCGTGTGCCTATAACAGATGAAAAGTCACCAAAGGAGCTGGATTTTGATATTGTG GTTAATAAAATTTCTCAAGCTGACATAAGCACAGAGGTTGTTTTTAATTGTCAAATGGGACGAGGAAGAACAACTACTGGCATGGTGATTGCTACTTTGGCTTATCTCAACAGAATTGGAGCGTCTG GCATTCCAAGGAATGACTCAATAGGGAGAGTTTCTGACTATGCTTCTAATGTCACTGACAATCTGCCCAATTCTGAGGATGCAATTCGTAGAGGAGAATATGCAGTCATAAGAAGCCTGATTCGCGTCCTAGAG GGTGGTGTTGAAGGGAAAAGGCAAGTGGACAAGGTCATTGACAAATGCGCGTCCATGCAG AACTTAAGAGAAGCAATTGCCACTTATCGCAATAGTATCCTTCGTCAGCCAGATGAGATGAAGAGGGAAGCAGCACTTTCGTTTTTTGTGGAGTACTTGGAGAGATATTACTTTCTAATATGCTTTGCTGTATACATCCACTCAGAGAGGGCAGCTCTCCGTTCTATTTCCTCTGGTAATACAAGTTTTGCTGACTGGATGAAGGCAAGGCCAGAGCTATATAGCATTATTCGCAG GTTGCTTCGGAGGGATCCAATGGGTGCACTTGGATATGCAAGTCTGAAGCCATCTTTGACAAAGAGTGTTGAATCTGCTGATCGTCGCCCTCATGAAGTGGGTTTAGTTGCTGCTATGAGGAGCGGAGAGGTTCTTGGCAGCCAGACTGTCCTAAAAAGTGACCACTGTCCTGGTTGTCAAAATGTAAGCTTACCAGAGAGAGTAGAGGGTGCTCCTAACTTCAGAGAGGTTCCTGGGTTTCCTGTTTTTGGAGTCGCAAATCCAACTATCGATGGAATTCGATCTGTCCTTCAAAGGATTGGCAGCTCCAAAGGTGGTCGTCCAGTTTTTTGGCACAATATGCGGGAAGAACCTGTCGTTTACATTAATGGAAAGCCATTTGTTCTCCGTGAGGTTGAAAGACCCTACAAAAACATGTTGGAGTACTCG GGAATTGATCGTGAAAGAGTGGAGAGAATGGAAGCGCGGTTGAAGGAAGATATCCTGCGAGAAGCTGAAAGCTATGAGGGTGCTATAATGGTCATTCATGAAACAAAGGATGGTCAAATATTTGATGCTTGGGAACATGTCAACTCTGATTCTATACAAACTCCACTAGAAGTTTTTAAAAGCTTAGAGGGTGATGGTTTTCCCATTAAATATGCTCGTGTGCCCATTACTGATGGGAAAGCTCCCAAAAGTTCCGACTTTGATAGACTAGCTGCAAACATTGCTTCTGCTTCAAAGGATACTGCTTTTGTGTTCAATTGCCAg ATGGGCAGAGGGAGGACAACAACTGGTACTGTTATAGCTTGCCTTGTGAAGCTCCGTATTGATTATGGGAGACCAATTAAAGTTCTGCCTGGTGATGTTAACCATGAACAGGCAGATGGGAGCTCCTCTAGTGGTGAAGAAAGTGGAAGTGATGCAACTAGATTGACTTCTAGCACTGTTAAAGTGAGAACTAAAAATGAGCAAGGCCGTGCATTTGGCATTGATGATATCCTACTTTTGTGGAAGATAACGAGATTATTTGAAAATGGGGTGGAGTGCCGTGAGGTCCTAGATGCTATTATTGATAGATGTTCAGCACTGCAGAACATACGGCAAGCAGTTCTGCACTATAGGAAGGTGTTCAACCAACAGCATATTGAGCCAAGGGTGAGGAGAGTAGCTCTGAACCGTGGAGCCGAGTACTTGGAGCGGTACTTTCGCTTAATTGCTTTTGCTGCATATCTTGGCAGTGAAGCATTTGACAGTTTTTGCGGACAAGGAGAATGTAAGATGTCATTTAAGAATTGGTTGCATCAGAGACCAGAGGTTCAAGCAATGAAATGGAGTATAAGATTAAGGCCTGGGCGATTTTTCACCGTTCCT GAGGAGTTAAGAGCACCACATGAACTGCAACATGGAGATGCTGTTATGGAAGCCATTGTAAAGACACGGAATGGTTCTGTTTTGGGAAAAGGCTCTATAATTAAAATGTACTTCTTTCCTGGTCAGAGAACTTCCAGCCACATCCAAATACATGGTGCACCACATGTCTTTAAG GTGGATGGATACCCTGTTTATAGCATGGCAACTCCAACAATTACTGGTGCCAAAGAGATGCTAGCATTTCTAGGTGCCAGGTCCATTGCAGGAGTTGCCGGTCAGAAAGTGGTGGTAACTGATCTTAGAGAAGAAGCAGTTGTGTACATTAATGGCACGCCATTTGTACTGAGGGAGTTAAATAAGCCTGTTAATACCCTAAAGCATGTCGGAATTACTGGACCTGTG GTGGAACACATGGAGGCACGGCTAAAGGAAGATATATTGTCAGAGGTTAGACAGTCCGGTGGTCGAATGCTTTTACATCGTGAAGAATTTAGTCCATCATCAAATCAGTCCAGTGTTGTGGGATACTGGGAAAACATTTTTACTGATGATGTGAAAACAGCTGCTGAACTATATGCTGCTCTAAAAGATGAGGGGTATAATATAGAATATAGGAGGATTCCATTAACTAGAGAGAGGGAGGCTTTAGCTTCTGATGTGGATGAAATCCAGAACTGTCAAGATGA CTCCTCAGGGTGTTACCTTTATGTATCACACACTGGATTTGGAGGAGTTGCATACGCAATGGCAATCATTTGCTGCAGACTTGATGCAGAGGTGAACTTTGGAACATCCAATGCACAATCATTGGGTGATGCACATCTACATTCTACATCTGAAGAAAACTTGCCATCCTGGACTTCTGAAGAAAAAGCACGAAGGATGGGTGATTACCGTGACATTCTAAGCCTTACAAGAGTTCTCATGCATGGTCCCAAAAGCAAAGCAAATGTTGATACTATTATTGAAAG GTGTGCTGGTGCAGGGCATTTACGAGATGATATCCTCCATTATAGTAAGGAACTGGAGAAGGTGCCAAGCAACGATGATGAGAACCGAGCATACATTATGGATATGGGCGTTAAGGCTATGAG GCGTTATTTCTTCCTCATCACGTTCCGATCTTACCTATACAGTACATCTCCAATTAAGATGAAATTCACAACTTGGATGGATGCAAGGCCTGAATTAGGACATCTCTGTAATAATCTTAGAATTGATAAATAG
- the LOC107930459 gene encoding germin-like protein subfamily 2 member 4: MSFMAAAKVFACPFVFVALFSMVASDPDLLQDLCVANKAAGIKVNGFPCKDEANVTEADFFFSGLANPGVINNSVGSVATGANVEKIPGLNTLGVSLARIDYAPGGLNPPHTHPRATEIIFVLDGELDVGFITTSNKLVSKSVKKGDVFVFPRGLVHFQKNNGDKSASVIAGFNSQLPGTQSIAATLFTSTPAVPDNVLTKTFQIGTKEVDKIKNKLAPKKT, translated from the exons ATGTCTTTCATGGCGGCTGCAAAGGTTTTTGCGTGTCCTTTTGTCTTTGTTGCCCTCTTCAGCATGGTTGCTTCTGATCCTGATCTTCTCCAAGATCTCTGCGTAGCTAATAAAGCTGCTG GGATAAAGGTTAATGGATTTCCATGCAAGGACGAAGCCAATGTTACCGAAGCTGATTTTTTCTTTAGCGGATTAGCCAATCCAGGAGTCATCAACAACTCGGTTGGATCAGTGGCAACAGGAGCCAATGTCGAGAAAATCCCAGGGCTCAACACCCTCGGCGTCTCGCTTGCTCGGATCGACTATGCACCAGGTGGCCTTAACCCTCCTCACACTCACCCACGAGCCACCGAGATCATCTTCGTTCTCGACGGTGAATTAGACGTGGGGTTCATCACTACATCAAACAAGTTGGTCTCCAAATCAGTCAAGAAAGGCGACGTTTTCGTGTTCCCAAGGGGATTGGTTCATTTCCAGAAGAACAATGGCGACAAATCGGCATCCGTTATAGCAGGATTTAACAGCCAATTGCCTGGAACTCAATCTATTGCCGCAACATTGTTTACATCGACACCGGCTGTCCCAGACAATGTGTTGACAAAGACCTTTCAAATTGGCACCAAAGAAGTTGACAAAATCAAAAACAAGCTAGCCCcgaagaaaacttag